In Natator depressus isolate rNatDep1 chromosome 9, rNatDep2.hap1, whole genome shotgun sequence, a single genomic region encodes these proteins:
- the LOC141993539 gene encoding HEPACAM family member 2-like has translation MRALRGAGLRAPLSVAWLISWCSVIAGPPGEKMTAAAGSCIMLPGLDQLQGVSLMQWKFSEQYLVIYHVNNSSFPDVVDQDRFLFQKSNGSLQICRLKVNDSGIYTLIINMKKQNERSIQLEVVEPVSQPELWSNLSLIGLSTELVCSTSVEKVAKYQWKKDGKPLPIESHYQLSQNNSVLLILNTTWSDKGSYSCNVSNEVNWHEVSLELPVQQYRKRIWMLLSVGICMIAYVVTGFFIFKSSS, from the exons TAGCATGGTTGATTTCATGGTGTTCCGTCATAGCTGGGCCCCCAGGAGAGAAGATGACTGCAGCTGCAGGATCCTGCATTATGCTCCCTGGACTGGATCAGTTGCAGGGTGTTAGCCTCATGCAGTGGAAATTTTCTGAGCAGTACCTTGTGATTTATCATGTCAATAACTCCAGTTTTCCTGACGTTGTGGACCAAGACCGATTTCTTTTCCAGAAGTCAAATGGATCTCTCCAGATCTGTAGATTAAAAGTGAATGACAGTGGGATCTATACCCTAATAATAAACATGAAGAAGCAAAATGAGAGATCCATCCAACTAGAAGTTGTTG AGCCCGTGTCCCAGCCGGAACTCTGGAGCAACTTGTCCTTGATCGGCCTTAGCACTGAGCTGGTGTGCAGCACATCAGTTGAGAAAGTGGCTAAATATCAGTGGAAGAAGGACGGGAAGCCCCTCCCTATAGAAAGCCATTACCAGCTCTCTCAGAATAACAGTGTGTTACTCATACTAAACACTACCTGGTCTGACAAAGGCTCCTATAGTTGTAATGTCAGCAATGAGGTCAACTGGCATGAAGTTTCCCTGGAGCTACCTGTTCAAC AATACAGAAAGAGAATATGGATGCTGCTCTCAGTTGGAATATGTATGATTGCCTATGTTGTCACTG gtttcttcatttttaaatccagctcatga